The following coding sequences are from one Parabacteroides pacaensis window:
- a CDS encoding HypC/HybG/HupF family hydrogenase formation chaperone — MCLAVPGKILSIDDSLPEIKMAKVDFGGIVRNICIQWVDATIHDYILAHAGMAISVINEEEAVETLRLLEEMAKDCEE; from the coding sequence ATGTGTCTTGCTGTTCCAGGAAAAATACTTTCCATAGATGATTCTTTGCCGGAAATAAAAATGGCAAAGGTAGATTTTGGCGGGATTGTGCGTAACATCTGCATCCAGTGGGTCGATGCGACTATTCACGATTATATTCTGGCGCATGCCGGAATGGCTATTTCCGTCATTAATGAAGAAGAAGCGGTAGAAACGCTTCGTTTACTGGAAGAAATGGCAAAAGATTGCGAGGAATAG
- the hypE gene encoding hydrogenase expression/formation protein HypE: MINTACPVPLTEYEHILLAHGGGGRLTHQLISRIFYPAFSNSFLNQDHDGSVFPIGNRRLAVSTDSFVVDPIFFPGGNIGDLAINGTVNDLACCGATPLYLTAGFIIEEGLATEDLVTIVSSMQAAATQAGIQIITGDTKVVERGKCDKIFINTSGIGLVPDGIHISPQRATEGDVVICSGEIGIHGITILSARENLGFETMLKSDTRPLNKMINEVLLKVKDVHVLRDPTRGGVSGTLNEIASAAEVEIVLDEATLPIPEAVKGACELLGLDPLYIANEGVVLVIVPERSAAEVLPIMRRFPEGENAKVIGKVYKTEQALVKMKTLLGSHRIVEMLSGEQLPRIC; encoded by the coding sequence ATGATAAATACAGCTTGCCCTGTACCGTTAACGGAATACGAGCATATCTTATTAGCTCACGGAGGTGGTGGCAGACTTACCCACCAACTAATCAGCCGGATATTTTATCCGGCATTCAGTAATTCTTTTCTCAATCAAGATCATGATGGCAGTGTATTCCCTATCGGGAACCGCCGTTTGGCCGTTTCCACCGATTCTTTCGTGGTAGATCCTATCTTTTTCCCCGGTGGAAATATAGGTGATTTGGCCATAAACGGAACGGTGAATGACTTAGCTTGTTGCGGCGCTACTCCTTTATATCTTACTGCGGGTTTTATTATAGAAGAGGGATTGGCGACGGAAGATCTGGTAACCATTGTTTCTTCCATGCAAGCTGCCGCTACTCAGGCTGGTATCCAGATCATCACAGGCGATACCAAAGTAGTAGAACGCGGGAAATGTGATAAAATTTTTATCAACACCAGTGGAATAGGGTTAGTTCCGGATGGTATCCATATTTCTCCGCAACGCGCCACAGAAGGCGATGTTGTAATTTGTAGCGGGGAAATCGGAATACATGGCATAACCATTCTCTCGGCAAGAGAAAATCTGGGGTTTGAAACTATGCTTAAAAGTGATACCCGGCCTTTAAACAAAATGATTAATGAAGTGTTACTTAAAGTAAAAGACGTTCATGTGTTGCGTGATCCTACGCGAGGGGGCGTTTCGGGGACATTAAACGAAATAGCTTCTGCTGCGGAGGTAGAAATTGTGTTAGACGAAGCAACCTTGCCTATCCCGGAAGCAGTAAAAGGGGCCTGCGAATTATTAGGGCTCGATCCGTTGTATATAGCTAACGAAGGGGTAGTATTGGTAATTGTGCCGGAGCGGTCGGCAGCAGAAGTATTACCTATCATGCGGCGTTTTCCCGAAGGAGAGAATGCGAAAGTCATAGGAAAGGTATATAAAACCGAACAGGCGTTAGTAAAAATGAAAACACTTCTGGGAAGCCATCGGATTGTTGAAATGCTTTCAGGGGAACAACTTCCCAGAATCTGTTGA
- a CDS encoding hydrogenase small subunit, translated as MSEKRKTVYEACRENGISRRDFLKFCTSMAALLGLQASGIAQIVNALETKPRLPVIWLHFQECTCCSESFLRLAHPDLATILFEQISLDYDETLMAAAGHQAEKSRHETMEKYKGEYLLMIEGSVPLGNPGYCVIGGESALDVLNETAAGAKAIISWGNCACSGCVQAAIPNPTDAKPIHKLIKGKPVINVQGCPPIPDVMAGVVVYLLTFDRIPQLDGLGRPLAFYSRRVHDTCYRRANFDAGLFVEAFDDENAKHGYCLYKIGCRGPSTYNSCGIIRWNEGTSYPIQSGHPCLGCSEAGFWDNGPFYQRLPDVHGFGIEATADQIGLGLGVVTAAGITAHAISTNIRKKKLIENMEEEPEEGPLENIPDPNRVNPYPPNKE; from the coding sequence ATGAGCGAAAAGAGAAAAACAGTGTATGAAGCTTGTCGGGAAAACGGTATTTCCCGGCGGGATTTCCTTAAGTTCTGTACCTCCATGGCGGCCCTTTTGGGATTACAAGCATCAGGGATTGCTCAAATAGTAAATGCGTTGGAAACTAAGCCCCGCCTTCCGGTTATCTGGCTTCATTTCCAGGAGTGTACTTGTTGCAGCGAATCTTTCCTCCGTTTGGCCCATCCCGATTTGGCGACCATCCTGTTTGAACAAATCTCTTTGGATTATGATGAAACCCTGATGGCTGCTGCCGGACATCAGGCGGAAAAGTCTCGTCATGAAACGATGGAAAAATATAAGGGAGAGTATTTACTTATGATAGAGGGCTCCGTTCCGTTAGGCAATCCCGGTTATTGCGTGATTGGAGGCGAAAGTGCCTTGGATGTACTGAACGAAACGGCTGCCGGAGCCAAAGCTATTATTTCCTGGGGTAACTGTGCCTGTTCCGGCTGCGTGCAAGCTGCCATTCCGAATCCTACGGATGCCAAGCCGATTCACAAGCTGATTAAGGGTAAACCGGTGATCAACGTACAAGGTTGTCCCCCTATCCCGGACGTCATGGCGGGAGTTGTTGTATATCTGCTTACCTTCGACCGGATTCCGCAATTGGATGGTTTGGGACGTCCGTTGGCTTTTTACTCGCGCCGGGTACATGATACTTGTTATCGCCGGGCTAATTTTGATGCAGGTTTATTTGTCGAAGCCTTCGACGATGAAAACGCCAAGCATGGGTATTGCCTCTATAAAATAGGATGCCGAGGGCCCAGTACCTATAACTCTTGCGGTATTATCCGTTGGAATGAAGGCACAAGTTACCCCATCCAGTCGGGCCATCCCTGTTTAGGTTGTTCCGAAGCCGGCTTTTGGGATAACGGGCCGTTCTACCAACGTTTGCCGGATGTGCATGGCTTCGGCATCGAGGCTACCGCCGACCAGATCGGACTGGGTCTCGGTGTAGTTACTGCCGCAGGTATTACCGCCCATGCCATTTCTACCAATATCCGGAAAAAGAAATTGATAGAAAACATGGAAGAAGAGCCGGAAGAAGGGCCGCTTGAAAATATTCCCGATCCCAATCGTGTAAATCCATATCCACCTAATAAAGAATAA
- a CDS encoding nickel-dependent hydrogenase large subunit: MANRIVIDPITRIEGHLRVEVELENGIIKDAYSSGTCVRGIENVVKNRDPRDAWAFVERVCGVCTSIHSLASVRAVEDAFGIVIPPNAQLVRNIMQAVLFMHDHVVHFYHLHSLDWVDVVSALKADPAEASAIARANSPWPMSSTGYFKEIQDKINKLVGSGQLGIFANGYWGHPAYKLTPEQNLVAIAHYLEALKWQKEIVKVQTIFGGKNPHPNFVVGGMPCSIDINEANAINDERLAFVGQRLKDAQTFITQVYVRDLMMVFNVYKDWAKYGGGVRNYFAYGDMPMYEYNTIDTYKMPRGIILDRDLSKVHPMDAKSPEEIKEYIFHSWYTYPQGNEVGLHPYEGETILNYTGPKPPYQYLNVNEKYSWIKTPRWKGYPMEVGPLARMLVAYAWGKEPQKESMERAMKELDLPIQGFYSTLGRTVARGLEAKLVADWAVEFWERLVQNVKNGDSRMMNNEKWLPSSWPEKARGMGLAEASRGALSHFAVIENKKVKNYQMVVPTTWNASPRDIQGQLSPYEASLPGMPVAEPNQPVEILRTIHSFDPCLACAVHLYDEKGSYVHQIDTF, translated from the coding sequence ATGGCGAATCGTATAGTTATAGACCCGATTACCCGTATCGAAGGCCACTTGCGTGTGGAAGTCGAACTGGAAAACGGTATCATTAAAGACGCGTATAGCTCCGGCACTTGCGTCAGGGGCATTGAAAATGTGGTAAAGAACCGGGATCCCAGGGATGCCTGGGCATTTGTAGAACGGGTGTGCGGCGTATGTACTTCCATTCATTCGCTCGCTTCCGTACGGGCCGTAGAAGATGCTTTCGGAATTGTCATTCCTCCGAATGCCCAATTGGTACGTAACATCATGCAGGCGGTTCTTTTCATGCACGACCACGTAGTGCACTTTTACCATCTGCATTCGTTGGACTGGGTAGATGTGGTTTCCGCTTTAAAAGCGGATCCTGCGGAAGCTTCCGCGATAGCACGTGCCAATTCACCCTGGCCGATGTCGTCTACCGGATACTTCAAAGAAATTCAGGACAAAATAAATAAATTGGTAGGAAGCGGGCAATTAGGCATATTCGCCAACGGTTATTGGGGGCATCCGGCTTACAAACTTACGCCGGAACAAAATCTCGTAGCTATAGCGCATTACCTGGAAGCTCTGAAATGGCAGAAAGAAATTGTTAAAGTACAAACTATTTTCGGCGGGAAGAATCCCCATCCTAATTTTGTAGTAGGGGGTATGCCTTGCAGCATAGATATCAATGAGGCAAATGCCATCAACGACGAACGACTGGCTTTTGTAGGGCAACGTCTGAAAGATGCACAGACATTTATTACGCAGGTGTATGTACGGGACTTGATGATGGTGTTCAATGTGTATAAAGATTGGGCGAAATATGGCGGAGGGGTTCGTAATTATTTCGCTTACGGAGATATGCCGATGTACGAATATAACACCATAGATACTTATAAAATGCCCCGTGGCATTATTTTAGACCGTGATCTTTCCAAGGTGCATCCGATGGATGCCAAGTCGCCCGAGGAAATAAAAGAATATATTTTCCATTCCTGGTATACATATCCGCAGGGAAACGAGGTGGGCCTTCATCCTTACGAAGGAGAGACTATATTAAATTACACAGGTCCTAAACCTCCTTATCAATATTTAAACGTAAACGAGAAGTATAGCTGGATTAAAACGCCTCGTTGGAAAGGATATCCTATGGAAGTAGGTCCCCTGGCCCGCATGTTAGTGGCATATGCCTGGGGAAAAGAGCCCCAAAAGGAAAGTATGGAACGAGCCATGAAGGAACTCGATCTTCCCATACAAGGCTTTTATTCTACTTTGGGGCGCACGGTAGCTCGTGGTTTGGAAGCCAAATTAGTTGCGGATTGGGCGGTAGAATTTTGGGAACGGCTGGTACAGAATGTCAAGAACGGGGATTCCCGTATGATGAATAATGAGAAATGGTTGCCTTCTTCCTGGCCGGAGAAAGCCAGGGGAATGGGATTGGCAGAAGCATCCCGGGGTGCGCTCTCTCACTTTGCCGTGATTGAAAATAAGAAAGTAAAGAATTACCAGATGGTTGTACCTACTACCTGGAATGCCTCTCCGCGGGATATACAAGGGCAATTATCTCCTTACGAGGCTTCTTTACCTGGCATGCCTGTGGCGGAACCTAACCAACCGGTAGAGATTTTGCGTACCATTCATTCTTTTGACCCCTGTCTGGCTTGCGCCGTCCATCTTTACGATGAAAAGGGGAGTTATGTGCATCAAATAGATACATTTTAA